The Candidatus Hydrogenedens sp. genome has a window encoding:
- a CDS encoding HDIG domain-containing protein translates to MSEKSGTQRKIGFPSLDKISQWQLRRDKHFLSPQILIVGILSAIFSAFLITSNFPQETLTPEEVDREIVAKQELRANFSFQTEDVKATQEARNQAREKVLPHYRIDKEKVQKQLQTLRERISQLQTIRTKIYEDWKKIEKKQEMDESSQFMSYAQQVFNEIYPTIKWAENIEASKLLLWILTDVNLENRNMNNNPFNIPNLGENLQFSLSDGKVQLPDIMAKVAEESLNSILNEGIFPVQDKGNTEIKIAIIRDVSETEQKVTQEILLRDVPDIKQAIENKLKPKIQEEARKIAKQFPSLDWLKVYEAIMSITSDLVVDTLQYDSVATEIVRERSAESINPVMKEIAAGEIIQERGKRWTLESRSDAKTYLNLLNQSQGESPRWLFSFIAHLIIVLLAYVSLYRAIRLWEHKGEPSSEAIWYLALLLINGILLLGKTMQFFDTTGFSVPVAITGILFAILVQMRLSAFLSFITCVLLSILFRYDWRLLIFDLAMTMGAVFTIYRVRKRRDITSASLSGIFIGFLTLLAITLTTDTLIGEMTVRRFLLLGINGSLCILLVPGILPFLERLFGIVTDFQLLEYSDLNNEILRKLAVRAPATYSHSLILGQLAERAADAIDANGLLARVCAYYHDIGKMRHSEYFYENQNGNNIHDTLSPRNSVRIIINHVNEGVKLAQEYHLPKPVTEAIAQHHGTYLVSYFYKLAIEQQKFGDVNEQDFRYPGPKPQKPEYAIIMICDAAESAVRSLKNPNPERIRQLVDRLVTERANDGQFDECDLTLRQLNIIIEEVSLALNSLHHLRPSYPGINIEEEHANTLLAKTNNHNAKPDEILLDNKEVLGK, encoded by the coding sequence ATGAGTGAAAAGTCAGGAACCCAGCGAAAAATTGGGTTCCCGTCATTAGATAAAATCTCACAGTGGCAGTTACGGCGGGATAAACACTTTCTCAGTCCACAAATCCTGATTGTTGGTATCTTGTCCGCTATCTTTTCTGCTTTCCTTATCACCTCAAATTTCCCTCAAGAAACATTAACCCCAGAAGAAGTTGACCGAGAAATTGTTGCAAAACAGGAATTGCGTGCAAATTTCAGTTTTCAAACTGAGGATGTCAAAGCAACACAAGAAGCACGTAACCAAGCACGTGAAAAAGTACTTCCTCACTATCGAATTGATAAGGAAAAAGTCCAGAAACAACTTCAGACTTTAAGAGAACGTATTAGCCAATTACAAACAATTCGTACAAAAATTTATGAAGATTGGAAAAAAATAGAAAAAAAACAAGAGATGGATGAATCATCTCAATTCATGTCTTACGCTCAACAGGTATTTAACGAAATTTACCCGACTATTAAATGGGCAGAAAATATCGAAGCGTCAAAACTCTTACTATGGATCTTGACTGATGTAAATTTAGAAAATCGGAATATGAATAATAACCCATTTAATATTCCGAATTTAGGAGAAAATCTCCAATTTTCTCTATCTGATGGCAAAGTACAACTTCCAGACATAATGGCTAAAGTTGCGGAAGAAAGTTTAAACTCCATTCTGAATGAAGGTATCTTTCCCGTACAAGACAAAGGAAATACAGAAATAAAAATAGCCATTATCCGTGATGTATCTGAAACAGAACAAAAGGTAACTCAAGAAATCTTACTCCGTGATGTCCCAGATATCAAACAGGCAATTGAGAATAAATTAAAACCAAAAATTCAAGAGGAAGCACGAAAAATCGCCAAACAATTTCCATCGTTGGATTGGCTAAAAGTTTATGAGGCTATCATGTCCATCACCTCAGATTTGGTAGTAGACACATTACAATACGATTCAGTCGCAACAGAGATTGTCCGCGAACGCTCTGCAGAATCAATTAACCCTGTAATGAAAGAGATTGCCGCAGGTGAAATTATTCAAGAACGTGGGAAACGATGGACATTAGAATCACGTTCCGACGCCAAAACTTACTTAAATCTACTCAATCAAAGTCAGGGTGAATCTCCACGCTGGCTATTCTCATTTATCGCTCATTTGATTATCGTTCTACTCGCTTATGTAAGTTTATACCGTGCTATCCGCCTATGGGAACACAAAGGAGAACCATCATCAGAAGCCATCTGGTATCTTGCTCTTCTCCTTATTAATGGAATCCTTCTATTAGGAAAAACAATGCAATTTTTTGATACCACAGGTTTTTCTGTCCCTGTAGCAATTACTGGAATTTTATTTGCCATTCTGGTACAGATGAGGCTATCTGCATTTCTATCTTTTATTACCTGTGTGCTCTTATCTATATTATTTCGCTATGACTGGCGACTTCTTATCTTCGACCTTGCAATGACCATGGGGGCTGTATTTACTATCTATCGTGTTCGCAAACGGAGAGATATTACCTCCGCTTCCCTAAGTGGTATCTTCATCGGATTCCTTACTTTATTAGCAATCACCCTCACCACAGACACCTTAATCGGAGAAATGACCGTACGACGATTTTTATTATTAGGTATTAATGGGAGTTTATGTATACTTTTAGTGCCAGGTATTTTGCCGTTTCTTGAACGTTTATTCGGAATCGTTACAGACTTCCAACTTTTAGAATATTCAGACCTTAATAACGAAATACTTAGGAAACTGGCAGTGCGTGCCCCTGCAACTTACTCACATAGCCTCATTTTAGGACAATTAGCAGAAAGAGCTGCGGATGCAATTGATGCAAATGGCTTACTTGCACGCGTTTGTGCATATTACCATGACATAGGCAAAATGCGTCATTCGGAATATTTCTATGAGAATCAGAATGGCAATAATATTCATGACACCCTCTCCCCACGTAACAGTGTCCGTATAATCATTAACCATGTTAATGAAGGTGTCAAATTAGCCCAAGAATATCACCTTCCAAAGCCCGTCACAGAAGCCATAGCTCAACATCATGGGACATATCTTGTCAGTTATTTCTATAAGTTAGCCATCGAACAACAAAAGTTTGGCGATGTAAATGAACAAGACTTCCGTTATCCAGGTCCAAAACCACAAAAACCGGAGTATGCAATTATTATGATTTGCGATGCGGCAGAATCAGCAGTACGCTCGCTGAAAAATCCAAACCCAGAACGAATTCGTCAATTAGTAGACCGCCTCGTAACAGAAAGGGCTAATGACGGTCAGTTTGATGAATGTGACCTCACACTTCGACAGTTAAACATTATTATTGAAGAAGTTTCTCTTGCCTTAAACTCATTACATCATTTAAGACCTTCTTATCCTGGAATCAATATTGAAGAAGAGCATGCAAACACATTATTAGCAAAAACAAATAACCATAATGCAAAGCCTGATGAAATCTTATTAGACAATAAAGAAGTTTTAGGGAAGTGA
- the ybeY gene encoding rRNA maturation RNase YbeY produces MLHIAIKNISSYKQMYNSRRLKKIAEHILIEEGHSQQNCELSIVFCNDDFIQGLNKEYRHKNTPTDVLSFPVPSNFPSGDTKPIGEIIISLQTVLTRAENPEKAIHEIDVLFCHGLLHLLGYIHDTPHQRRQMIEKQAKYLGIPIEDAWIKYPKHTNKKKC; encoded by the coding sequence ATGCTCCATATAGCAATAAAAAATATTTCCTCTTATAAACAAATGTATAATTCACGACGGTTAAAAAAAATCGCAGAACACATCCTGATTGAAGAAGGGCATTCACAACAAAATTGTGAATTAAGCATCGTATTTTGTAATGATGATTTTATTCAAGGTCTAAACAAAGAATATCGCCATAAAAACACCCCTACAGATGTCCTATCTTTTCCAGTGCCCTCCAATTTCCCATCTGGGGATACAAAACCAATTGGAGAAATTATTATCTCATTACAGACTGTACTTACAAGGGCAGAAAACCCTGAAAAAGCAATACACGAAATTGATGTCTTGTTTTGTCATGGTTTGCTCCATTTATTAGGATATATCCACGATACACCACATCAACGTAGACAGATGATAGAAAAACAAGCAAAATATTTAGGGATACCGATAGAAGATGCATGGATAAAATATCCAAAACACACCAATAAAAAGAAATGTTAA
- a CDS encoding hemolysin family protein, with the protein MLNFFGMYDTIEKEGSINIRRRKENQKNIQINRQHLYPIAFCFILIFLAMFQAESVNGGTIYNNLDKFFPFHIIILSCCLLTSSAFFSATETAFFSIRTTQLKAMKNSPSFRDRMIAQLMKSPSELLTTILMGNAIVNIGLSIAFGSRLEEYIINRVLPSSIASSFVSYSIACLASTLLLIFGGEVTPKLIASRYVEQYARSVVFLIYIIHALFTPIRRLLLFSIGITFRITHFSSIPPSPWVTDDELKLLVNEEGLSNVIAEDERKMIRGILEFRDEPVKRILVPRTEIVAIQDTATVADAWEVFCEHEYSRMPIYHENLDHIIGILYAKDLLDYTERGQWKQPVKPIGRKANFIPDTMSISELIKTAQKLNTHVAIVVDEYGGTAGLVTLHDALSAIVGEISDDENVEEPLFVKISENEYLLHGKMPISELEELIQYSLEDPEHNTIAGYLLKQHENLTKQGDIVSVGPLKFTVEKMDGKRITQLRLNIEREADTQETEGNNL; encoded by the coding sequence ATGTTAAACTTTTTCGGCATGTATGATACAATAGAAAAAGAAGGAAGTATAAATATTCGTAGACGAAAAGAGAACCAAAAAAATATTCAGATTAATCGACAACATCTATATCCAATTGCTTTCTGTTTTATACTTATCTTCCTAGCTATGTTTCAGGCAGAAAGTGTTAATGGGGGGACAATTTATAATAATCTCGACAAATTTTTCCCTTTCCATATCATTATTTTGTCATGTTGCTTATTAACCTCATCTGCATTCTTCTCAGCCACTGAGACCGCCTTCTTTTCTATTCGAACGACACAACTCAAAGCTATGAAAAATAGCCCGTCCTTCCGTGACAGAATGATAGCCCAATTAATGAAGTCTCCATCCGAACTATTAACAACAATACTTATGGGTAATGCCATCGTGAATATTGGTCTAAGTATTGCCTTTGGAAGTCGTCTGGAAGAATACATTATAAACCGAGTACTACCCTCATCTATTGCTTCATCATTTGTTTCTTATTCAATTGCCTGTCTGGCCTCAACTTTACTGCTTATTTTTGGAGGAGAGGTAACCCCAAAACTAATTGCCTCCAGATATGTCGAGCAATATGCTCGTTCCGTCGTTTTTTTAATCTATATCATTCATGCTTTATTCACACCTATACGTAGACTACTTCTCTTTTCTATCGGTATTACATTCCGAATCACACATTTCAGTTCTATACCACCTTCACCATGGGTCACTGATGACGAATTAAAACTACTCGTAAATGAGGAAGGACTTTCAAACGTCATTGCTGAAGATGAACGTAAAATGATACGTGGTATACTTGAGTTTCGTGATGAACCAGTAAAACGTATTTTAGTGCCAAGAACAGAAATCGTGGCTATACAGGATACAGCAACAGTAGCAGATGCATGGGAAGTTTTCTGTGAACATGAATACTCACGCATGCCTATTTATCACGAAAATTTGGACCATATTATTGGTATTCTCTATGCTAAAGACTTACTTGATTATACTGAAAGGGGACAATGGAAACAGCCTGTTAAACCTATTGGACGTAAAGCCAATTTTATTCCAGATACAATGTCAATATCAGAGTTAATTAAAACAGCACAAAAATTAAATACACATGTTGCTATTGTCGTTGATGAATATGGCGGAACAGCAGGACTTGTAACATTACACGATGCATTAAGTGCAATTGTCGGAGAAATTTCTGATGACGAAAACGTAGAAGAACCCCTCTTTGTCAAAATATCGGAAAATGAATATCTACTTCATGGTAAAATGCCAATATCTGAATTAGAAGAATTAATCCAATATTCTTTAGAAGACCCAGAACATAATACCATTGCTGGCTATCTACTAAAACAGCACGAGAATCTAACAAAGCAAGGGGATATTGTATCCGTAGGACCACTAAAATTCACGGTGGAAAAAATGGATGGAAAACGGATAACACAACTACGACTTAACATCGAACGAGAAGCCGATACTCAAGAAACAGAAGGAAATAATCTATGA
- a CDS encoding hemolysin family protein, translated as MTNINWQLFSVFIGGVISSAFFAGYETGFISLNPIRVKHLSGKTHSRRAQILLKYLDNPDQLLIVLLLGTNISIVIASIALTHLLGNPISSLLVATAIILFFGEILPKTIFRVHPNTLCYFFVPIIVIFDFFLKPLSIPIVWFFSKTLGTNQWFSSLKSLMRSPEDMKRLVEQGAEHGGIHEEERDLIHSVFDLQQKVAKEIMVPRIDICAVSVLAKRDDVVQVFRENRYTRIPVYEENIDRIIGIIKAFDLLKDKTRENQDIRRFIRPVMFITDATPLDEILKQMRQQHQTMAIVVDEYGGTAGLITLEDILEEIFGEIRDEHDQEELPVRQMGPGDYIVRARTTLEEFRETTKIELYDDEVETIGGWLIKMVQRIPQKGEVLIAGPFRITILDGKPNCITLIRMEFQKTNSHDVPKK; from the coding sequence ATGACCAATATTAACTGGCAATTATTTTCCGTTTTTATTGGTGGTGTTATTTCCTCCGCCTTTTTCGCTGGCTATGAAACTGGATTCATTTCGCTTAATCCGATACGTGTCAAACATCTCTCGGGAAAAACACATTCTCGACGTGCACAAATTCTTCTTAAATATCTGGATAATCCTGACCAACTTCTTATCGTATTATTGTTAGGTACAAATATTTCTATTGTTATAGCCTCAATAGCACTAACCCATTTGTTGGGAAACCCAATCTCATCTCTACTTGTAGCCACCGCAATCATACTCTTTTTTGGAGAAATTCTACCTAAAACTATTTTTCGGGTTCATCCTAATACGTTGTGTTATTTTTTCGTTCCCATAATTGTAATTTTTGATTTCTTTCTCAAGCCATTATCCATTCCAATTGTTTGGTTTTTCTCCAAAACGTTAGGGACAAATCAATGGTTCTCATCATTAAAATCATTAATGCGTTCGCCAGAAGATATGAAACGACTCGTAGAACAAGGAGCAGAACATGGAGGCATCCACGAGGAGGAGCGAGACCTTATCCACTCTGTTTTCGACCTTCAACAAAAAGTGGCAAAGGAGATTATGGTGCCTCGCATCGACATTTGTGCTGTATCCGTGCTGGCGAAACGGGACGATGTAGTACAGGTATTCAGAGAAAATCGATATACCCGTATTCCAGTATATGAAGAAAACATAGACCGAATCATAGGTATTATTAAGGCATTTGACCTGTTAAAAGATAAAACCAGAGAAAATCAAGATATACGACGCTTCATTCGCCCAGTAATGTTCATCACAGATGCAACCCCGTTAGATGAAATCCTTAAACAAATGCGTCAACAACATCAAACTATGGCTATTGTTGTTGATGAATATGGTGGCACTGCAGGATTGATCACATTAGAAGACATTTTAGAAGAGATATTTGGCGAAATCCGTGATGAACATGACCAGGAAGAACTCCCTGTTCGCCAAATGGGTCCTGGTGACTATATTGTCCGTGCACGAACAACACTTGAAGAGTTTAGAGAAACAACGAAGATAGAACTCTATGATGACGAGGTAGAAACAATAGGTGGCTGGCTGATAAAAATGGTTCAAAGAATACCACAGAAAGGAGAGGTTTTAATTGCAGGTCCCTTCCGCATCACTATTCTTGATGGAAAACCTAATTGTATAACCTTAATACGCATGGAGTTTCAAAAGACCAATTCTCATGACGTTCCAAAGAAATAA
- the floA gene encoding flotillin-like protein FloA (flotillin-like protein involved in membrane lipid rafts), translating to MINPIIAVFLLIVLVVALIFVAIVISFFRLWIRAALSKAHVSIWNLIGMSLRKVNPQVIVDSRIMAVKAGLNVTTDELETHYLAGGNVLRVVQALIAANKANIPLTFQKATAIDLAGRDVLDAVKTSVRPKVIDCPDPSKGPSTVSAVAMDGIQLKAKARVTVRTNIERLVGGATEETIIARVGEGIVTTIGSAPTHKKVLENPDSISKTVLARGLDAGTAFEILSIDIADVDVGENIGAQLQIAQAEADKQIAQARAEERRAMALAREAEMQALVMEMRSKVVEAEAEIPKAIAEAFRNGNLGVMDYYRMKNILADTEMRDAISKLSPPAQSQPKGPDKPTPSS from the coding sequence ATGATAAATCCGATTATCGCTGTATTTTTGCTGATTGTGTTAGTTGTAGCCCTTATTTTTGTGGCTATTGTTATATCCTTTTTCCGTTTATGGATACGTGCCGCTTTATCCAAGGCGCATGTGTCGATTTGGAATTTAATTGGTATGAGTTTGCGAAAGGTCAATCCGCAAGTTATTGTCGACAGCCGAATTATGGCGGTGAAAGCAGGTTTAAATGTAACCACAGATGAACTTGAAACACACTATCTTGCGGGTGGAAATGTACTTCGTGTTGTACAAGCCCTTATTGCAGCAAATAAAGCAAATATTCCGCTTACGTTTCAAAAGGCAACAGCAATAGACTTGGCTGGGCGTGATGTACTTGATGCGGTTAAGACCTCTGTCCGTCCGAAAGTTATAGATTGTCCTGACCCATCTAAGGGACCTTCAACTGTTTCCGCTGTCGCAATGGATGGAATCCAGTTGAAAGCGAAGGCACGTGTTACTGTTCGTACAAATATTGAACGGTTGGTTGGTGGTGCAACAGAAGAAACCATTATAGCTCGAGTAGGGGAAGGTATCGTTACCACGATTGGTTCTGCACCGACACATAAGAAGGTTTTAGAAAATCCAGATTCTATTTCGAAGACAGTCCTTGCACGTGGGTTGGATGCTGGGACAGCATTTGAAATTCTTTCAATAGACATTGCGGATGTTGATGTGGGTGAAAATATTGGTGCCCAGTTGCAAATTGCTCAGGCAGAGGCAGATAAACAGATTGCTCAAGCTCGTGCTGAGGAACGACGTGCTATGGCATTGGCACGTGAAGCGGAGATGCAAGCATTGGTTATGGAAATGCGGTCTAAAGTGGTTGAAGCAGAAGCAGAAATTCCGAAAGCCATTGCAGAGGCGTTCCGAAATGGAAACCTTGGAGTTATGGATTATTATCGGATGAAAAATATTCTTGCGGATACCGAAATGAGGGATGCTATTTCAAAGTTATCACCGCCAGCACAATCTCAACCCAAAGGACCCGACAAACCGACTCCTTCATCGTAA
- a CDS encoding NfeD family protein, whose protein sequence is MIWWAILLFLGGVILILAEFIVPGGICGTFGIIMLLGSTAIGGYYYPDYLIFIIVVEFLGFVGSLAGGFYLLTKTSAGEKLVISESQTVDKGYIGIQFDPSLVGKTGKVISPLRPAGIIEVDGKRVDAVSSGMFIEAGHEVKIIDIQGPRIVVEECRNIENEKI, encoded by the coding sequence ATGATATGGTGGGCTATTTTATTATTTTTAGGGGGTGTGATTCTCATATTGGCGGAATTTATTGTGCCAGGCGGAATTTGTGGCACGTTTGGGATTATTATGTTGTTAGGCAGTACAGCCATTGGGGGGTATTACTATCCTGATTATCTTATATTTATTATCGTGGTTGAGTTTCTTGGGTTTGTTGGTTCTCTTGCAGGGGGGTTTTATCTTTTAACAAAAACCTCTGCTGGTGAAAAATTAGTTATCAGCGAAAGTCAAACAGTGGATAAGGGCTATATTGGTATTCAATTTGACCCTTCGTTGGTTGGCAAAACAGGGAAGGTTATTTCTCCTCTTAGGCCTGCAGGGATAATAGAAGTCGATGGAAAAAGGGTAGATGCAGTTTCTTCTGGAATGTTTATAGAAGCGGGACATGAGGTAAAAATTATTGATATTCAGGGTCCACGCATAGTTGTTGAGGAATGTAGAAATATTGAAAATGAGAAAATATAG
- a CDS encoding NfeD family protein, with translation MIFHPFRQHERVTYVPRVWISLCVVILTITFITFSEKVNNSYVVMCPAKGMVDDGMKVVIQRAIAEANKGAKAFILEVDTPGGLVDSAVDITNILMEAKCPTIAYIHGMGAISAGALISYACKHIAMAPGSNIGASAPIVLGEAQPSEEFNEKTKSYLRSRYRTLAEVNGHNPLLAEAMVDAKIEVWGVKSSEGKYEFYRTKEEAEDAGKKSNILPEVEQPPKSSDDVVHNYPSQVSTYRYQYCNFMDNHRIVLADEDVPQNKSTSTYSSITGVKQICREGELLTLTSKEALEYGLSEVIVENVEDLLKHYQLESCEIVQIEPTWGERVFKFLVNPMVAGILLLLGIGGLYLELKTPGFGLPGIIGITCLALFFGSHLVIGLANWIDLLLLLTGLILLGIEIFIIPGFGITGVSGLACIIIGIYLSLTRVAIPEYPWDFARLENAGQSLTIAFVSFLIFVWLVWKYLPRTSLFQRFVLSHAENVEAGYVVQELEQQQEWIGAIGIAETVLRPAGKGRFKGQSLDVVATGEYIEMGTHIQIIEVQGNRYVVVPVKTDKEAKHE, from the coding sequence ATGATTTTCCATCCATTTAGACAACATGAACGAGTCACTTATGTTCCACGAGTCTGGATTTCTTTATGTGTAGTTATATTGACAATAACTTTCATTACATTTTCAGAGAAGGTTAACAACTCTTATGTTGTTATGTGTCCTGCAAAAGGAATGGTTGATGACGGGATGAAGGTCGTTATTCAGCGGGCTATTGCAGAGGCAAATAAGGGGGCGAAGGCATTTATTTTGGAGGTGGATACTCCGGGAGGGCTTGTGGATTCGGCGGTAGATATTACAAACATTTTGATGGAAGCCAAGTGTCCGACAATCGCATATATCCATGGGATGGGTGCCATTTCCGCAGGTGCGTTAATTTCGTATGCTTGTAAGCATATTGCAATGGCGCCGGGGTCGAATATCGGTGCTTCAGCACCAATTGTATTAGGGGAAGCACAGCCATCAGAAGAATTCAACGAAAAAACGAAATCATATTTGCGTTCTCGTTATCGTACACTTGCAGAAGTTAATGGTCATAATCCATTGCTTGCCGAAGCAATGGTAGATGCAAAAATTGAGGTTTGGGGTGTGAAAAGTTCAGAGGGTAAATATGAGTTTTACCGCACGAAAGAGGAGGCAGAAGATGCAGGTAAGAAGTCTAATATTCTACCAGAAGTAGAACAGCCTCCTAAATCTTCTGATGATGTAGTGCACAATTATCCCTCACAAGTATCAACGTATAGGTACCAATATTGTAATTTTATGGATAACCATAGGATTGTTCTCGCTGATGAAGATGTGCCACAAAACAAGTCTACTTCCACTTATTCATCAATCACAGGGGTTAAACAAATCTGTAGAGAAGGAGAATTGCTAACGTTGACTTCAAAAGAGGCTCTTGAATATGGGCTTAGTGAAGTGATTGTAGAGAATGTTGAAGACTTGCTAAAACATTACCAGTTAGAGAGTTGTGAAATTGTTCAAATTGAGCCAACTTGGGGTGAACGAGTTTTTAAATTCTTAGTAAATCCGATGGTTGCGGGAATTCTTTTGTTGTTAGGGATTGGTGGATTATATCTTGAATTAAAAACACCTGGATTTGGTTTGCCAGGTATTATTGGAATAACGTGTCTCGCTTTATTTTTCGGTTCTCATCTTGTAATTGGTCTTGCAAATTGGATAGACCTTTTATTGCTTTTAACAGGGCTGATTTTATTAGGAATTGAGATATTTATTATTCCGGGATTTGGCATAACAGGTGTGTCAGGTTTGGCGTGCATCATTATCGGCATTTATTTGTCGCTAACTCGGGTTGCTATTCCAGAGTATCCATGGGACTTTGCACGTTTGGAGAATGCTGGGCAATCGTTGACAATTGCATTTGTTTCCTTTTTAATTTTTGTATGGTTAGTCTGGAAATATCTACCCAGAACTTCTTTATTTCAACGGTTTGTGCTCTCGCATGCAGAAAATGTAGAAGCGGGATATGTAGTTCAGGAGTTGGAGCAACAACAGGAGTGGATAGGTGCAATAGGGATTGCGGAAACAGTGTTAAGACCTGCTGGTAAAGGTCGATTTAAGGGGCAGTCGCTGGATGTCGTTGCAACTGGTGAATACATAGAGATGGGAACACATATACAAATAATAGAAGTTCAGGGAAATCGTTATGTGGTTGTTCCTGTAAAAACAGATAAGGAGGCTAAACATGAATGA
- a CDS encoding 2Fe-2S iron-sulfur cluster-binding protein: MAKIVTEGKEEELPDGSPIIHACEKLGVPFGCRAGQCGTCIITVEEGMENLEPKNYLEEDMGLGENQRLACQTRIRTGTVRISW, translated from the coding sequence ATGGCGAAAATAGTTACAGAAGGAAAGGAAGAAGAATTACCAGATGGTTCACCAATAATTCATGCATGTGAGAAATTGGGGGTACCGTTTGGTTGTCGGGCTGGGCAATGTGGAACCTGTATAATCACGGTTGAAGAAGGTATGGAGAATTTGGAACCTAAAAATTATCTTGAAGAGGATATGGGTTTAGGCGAGAATCAACGTTTGGCATGTCAAACACGGATTCGGACAGGCACAGTAAGAATTAGTTGGTAG
- a CDS encoding MerR family transcriptional regulator encodes MLKDAKKVYTIKEVSELTEVPIYTIREWEKHIHKLKPKRHPKTNWRYYTEEDINIIRQIKYLLRNRKIRLKGINAELLKIERLGDTILDRAGVLNLIRQIRVELNEVRSLVESILDKE; translated from the coding sequence ATGCTCAAGGATGCCAAAAAGGTTTATACGATAAAAGAGGTATCAGAACTTACGGAAGTTCCTATTTATACGATACGTGAGTGGGAAAAACATATACATAAATTAAAACCGAAACGGCATCCTAAGACTAATTGGCGTTATTATACAGAAGAAGATATTAATATTATTCGGCAGATAAAATATCTTTTACGAAATCGTAAAATACGGTTAAAAGGAATTAATGCCGAATTATTGAAGATAGAACGACTTGGTGATACAATATTAGATCGTGCTGGTGTATTGAATTTGATACGTCAAATTCGAGTAGAATTAAATGAAGTACGGTCATTAGTTGAGAGCATCCTTGATAAAGAATGA
- the groES gene encoding co-chaperone GroES, giving the protein MATKVRPLADRILVKRIEPEETVRGGIIIPDTAKEKPQEARVIAVGPGRLDENGKRIPMELKKGDRILMGKYSGTEVKIDGEEHVILREEDVLAVIED; this is encoded by the coding sequence ATGGCTACAAAGGTTCGTCCATTAGCAGATCGTATTCTTGTAAAACGTATTGAACCCGAAGAGACCGTGCGTGGTGGTATCATTATCCCCGACACGGCAAAAGAGAAACCTCAGGAAGCGCGTGTTATCGCAGTTGGTCCAGGCAGACTGGACGAGAATGGCAAGCGAATACCCATGGAATTAAAAAAGGGTGACCGTATCCTTATGGGTAAGTATTCTGGCACCGAAGTGAAGATTGACGGTGAAGAACACGTCATTCTTCGCGAGGAAGACGTCCTTGCAGTAATTGAAGATTAA